The following are from one region of the Nocardioides marmotae genome:
- the acs gene encoding acetate--CoA ligase, translating to MSEQTLSNLLKEDRRFEPPTDLAADANLKEEAYARAAEDREAFWAEQAERLDWTQKWDQVLDWSNPPFAQWYVGGKLNAAYNCVDRHVEAGRGDKVAIHWVGEPVDDKRSITYAELQAEVSQAANTLTELGVGTGDRVAIYMPMIPEAVVTMLACARIGAPHTVVFGGFSSDALASRLVDCGAKVVVTADGGYRRGAPSALKPAVDEARAKAAERDGHTVEKVLVVQRTGGEVAWDDDVDVWWHESVAKASPEHQWEAFDAEHPLYVMYTSGTTGKPKGILHTTGGYLTGCAYTHWAVFDLKPETDVYWCTADIGWVTGHSYIVYGPLANGATQVLYEGTPDAPEKGRWWQIIEEYGVTIFYTAPTAIRSFMKQGREIPDARDLSSLRVLGSVGEPINPEAYVWYREVVGGGRTPVVDTWWQTETGSIMISPLPGVTHGKPGSAMIPIPGVSADVVTEEGESVPNGSGGYLVLTEPWPSMLRTIWGDDQRYKDTYWSRYAQQGWYFAGDGAKKDDDGDLWVLGRVDDVMNVSGHRLSTTEIESALVSHPKVAEAAVVGAQDPDTGQAVCAFVILRDEFIAEADDAGEGSDIVEELRNHVRKEIGAIAKPRQIMIVPELPKTRSGKIMRRLLRDVAEHREVGDVTTLADSTVMDLISGRLTSGKGADD from the coding sequence ATGAGCGAACAGACCCTGTCCAACCTCCTCAAGGAGGACCGCCGGTTCGAGCCGCCGACCGACCTCGCCGCAGACGCCAACCTCAAGGAGGAGGCCTACGCCCGCGCCGCCGAGGACCGGGAGGCCTTCTGGGCCGAGCAGGCCGAGCGTCTCGACTGGACGCAGAAGTGGGACCAGGTGCTCGACTGGAGCAACCCCCCGTTCGCCCAGTGGTACGTCGGCGGCAAGCTCAACGCGGCGTACAACTGCGTCGACCGGCACGTCGAGGCCGGCCGCGGCGACAAGGTCGCGATCCACTGGGTCGGTGAGCCGGTGGACGACAAGCGCTCGATCACCTACGCCGAGTTGCAGGCCGAGGTCAGCCAGGCCGCGAACACCCTGACCGAGCTCGGCGTCGGCACCGGGGACCGGGTCGCGATCTACATGCCGATGATCCCCGAGGCCGTGGTCACGATGCTGGCGTGCGCGCGCATCGGCGCCCCGCACACGGTGGTCTTCGGCGGGTTCTCCTCCGACGCGCTGGCCTCCCGGCTCGTCGACTGCGGGGCGAAGGTCGTGGTGACCGCCGACGGCGGCTACCGCCGCGGCGCGCCGTCGGCGCTCAAGCCGGCGGTCGACGAGGCCCGCGCGAAGGCCGCCGAGCGCGACGGCCACACCGTGGAGAAGGTGCTCGTCGTCCAGCGCACCGGCGGAGAGGTCGCGTGGGACGACGACGTCGACGTGTGGTGGCACGAGTCGGTCGCGAAGGCCTCGCCCGAGCACCAGTGGGAGGCCTTCGACGCCGAGCACCCGCTCTACGTCATGTACACCTCGGGCACCACCGGCAAGCCCAAGGGCATCCTGCACACCACCGGCGGTTACCTCACCGGCTGCGCCTACACCCACTGGGCGGTCTTCGACCTCAAGCCGGAGACCGACGTCTACTGGTGCACCGCCGACATCGGCTGGGTCACCGGCCACTCCTACATCGTCTACGGCCCGCTCGCCAACGGCGCGACGCAGGTGCTCTACGAGGGCACGCCCGACGCCCCGGAGAAGGGCCGCTGGTGGCAGATCATCGAGGAGTACGGCGTCACGATCTTCTACACCGCGCCCACCGCGATCCGCTCGTTCATGAAGCAGGGCCGGGAGATCCCGGACGCGCGTGACCTGTCCTCGCTGCGGGTCCTCGGCTCGGTCGGCGAGCCGATCAACCCCGAGGCCTACGTCTGGTACCGCGAGGTCGTCGGCGGCGGCCGTACCCCCGTCGTCGACACCTGGTGGCAGACCGAGACCGGCTCGATCATGATCTCCCCGCTCCCCGGCGTCACCCACGGCAAGCCGGGCTCGGCGATGATCCCGATCCCGGGCGTCTCGGCGGACGTGGTCACCGAGGAGGGCGAGTCGGTCCCGAACGGCTCCGGGGGCTACCTCGTGCTCACCGAGCCGTGGCCCTCGATGCTGCGCACGATCTGGGGCGATGACCAGCGGTACAAGGACACCTACTGGTCGCGCTATGCCCAGCAGGGCTGGTACTTCGCCGGCGACGGCGCCAAGAAGGACGACGACGGGGACCTGTGGGTGCTCGGCCGCGTCGACGACGTCATGAACGTCTCCGGCCACCGGCTCTCCACCACCGAGATCGAGTCCGCGCTGGTCTCCCACCCCAAGGTCGCGGAGGCCGCGGTCGTCGGCGCCCAGGACCCCGACACCGGCCAGGCGGTCTGCGCGTTCGTCATCCTCCGCGACGAGTTCATCGCCGAGGCCGACGACGCCGGTGAGGGCAGCGACATCGTCGAGGAGCTGCGCAACCACGTCCGCAAGGAGATCGGCGCGATCGCCAAGCCGCGCCAGATCATGATCGTCCCCGAGCTGCCGAAGACCCGCTCGGGCAAGATCATGCGCCGGCTGCTGCGCGACGTCGCCGAGCACCGCGAGGTCGGCGACGTCACCACGCTGGCCGACTCCACGGTCATGGACCTCATCTCCGGCCGGCTCACCTCCGGCAAGGGCGCCGACGACTGA
- the nhaA gene encoding Na+/H+ antiporter NhaA: MSTSPAPQSPRNRLFRRPSLLENIRVTEVLRAETTGGMLLIVGALIAIIWANTPWADVYESLRDYRVGPEALHLDLSLGTWAADGLLAIFFFVVGLELKREFVAGDLRDPRRAALPVAAAVGGMALPAVVYVAWNIAFDGELAGWAIPTATDIAFAVAILAVISTHLPAGLRTFLLTLAVVDDLLAITIIALFYTDDLQLPYLALALVPLAVFTFLVQKRIRSGWLLIPLALLTWGLVHESGVHATVAGVLLGFAVPVLRRDGGDGPGLAEHLEHVVRPLSAGFAVPVFAFFAAGVTVGGLDGLADALADPVALGVVLGLVVGKTVGIAGSTWLLATFTRADLDEELSWVDVIGMAMLAGIGFTVSLLIGELAFGHGEQADDVKVGVLVGSLVATVLASVVLRARNRAYRRIREVEERDADDDGVPDIYQQDRAED, translated from the coding sequence ATGAGCACCTCGCCCGCGCCGCAGTCCCCGCGCAACCGCCTGTTCCGCCGCCCCTCGCTGCTCGAGAACATCCGCGTCACCGAGGTGCTCCGCGCGGAGACCACCGGCGGCATGCTGCTGATCGTCGGCGCGCTCATCGCGATCATCTGGGCCAACACCCCGTGGGCCGACGTCTATGAGTCCCTCCGCGACTACCGCGTCGGCCCCGAGGCGCTCCACCTCGACCTGTCGCTGGGGACCTGGGCGGCCGACGGCCTGCTGGCGATCTTCTTCTTCGTGGTCGGCCTCGAGCTCAAGCGCGAGTTCGTCGCCGGCGACCTGCGCGACCCCCGGCGCGCGGCGCTGCCCGTGGCCGCCGCCGTCGGCGGCATGGCCCTGCCCGCCGTCGTGTACGTCGCCTGGAACATCGCCTTCGACGGCGAGCTGGCCGGGTGGGCGATCCCGACGGCGACCGACATCGCGTTCGCGGTGGCGATCCTCGCGGTGATCAGCACCCACCTGCCCGCCGGGCTGCGCACGTTCCTGCTCACCCTGGCCGTCGTCGACGACCTGCTGGCCATCACGATCATCGCGCTCTTCTACACCGACGACCTGCAGCTGCCCTACCTCGCGCTGGCGCTCGTGCCGCTCGCGGTGTTCACGTTCCTGGTCCAGAAGCGGATCCGCTCCGGGTGGCTCCTCATCCCGCTCGCGCTCCTCACCTGGGGCCTCGTGCACGAGTCCGGGGTGCACGCCACCGTCGCCGGCGTCCTCCTCGGGTTCGCGGTCCCGGTGCTGCGGCGCGACGGCGGCGACGGCCCCGGCCTGGCCGAGCACCTCGAGCACGTCGTACGGCCGCTCTCCGCGGGGTTCGCGGTCCCCGTCTTCGCCTTCTTCGCCGCCGGCGTGACCGTCGGCGGCCTCGACGGCCTCGCCGATGCCCTCGCCGACCCGGTGGCGCTGGGCGTCGTGCTCGGCCTCGTCGTCGGCAAGACCGTCGGCATCGCCGGATCGACCTGGCTGCTGGCGACCTTCACCCGTGCCGACCTCGACGAGGAGCTGTCGTGGGTCGACGTGATCGGCATGGCGATGCTCGCCGGCATCGGCTTCACGGTCTCCCTGCTCATCGGCGAGCTCGCCTTCGGCCACGGCGAGCAGGCCGACGACGTCAAGGTCGGCGTGCTCGTCGGCTCGCTGGTGGCGACCGTCCTGGCCTCGGTGGTGCTGCGCGCCCGCAACCGCGCCTACCGGCGCATCCGCGAGGTCGAGGAGCGCGACGCGGACGACGACGGGGTACCGGACATCTACCAGCAGGACCGGGCCGAGGACTGA
- a CDS encoding solute symporter family protein — MNDQVLTTILFLAVVALTVGITFWASRQTSGTNDFYAGGRSFSPVQNGLAIGGDYMSAASFLGISGAIALSGYDGFLYSIGFLVAWLVALLLVAEMLRNSGRYTMADQLAFRMRQRPVRMAAATSTVVVSIFYLLAQMVGAGALVALLLGVDDQAVKNIVIFGVGALMIFYVTVGGMKGTTWVQIVKAVLLMTGSALIVVLVLAKFDFNLSELLGAAASNSGQGSAFLEPGLKYGATATSKIDFISLGIALVLGTAGLPHILIRFYTVPTSRDARKSVLWAIGLIGVFYLFTLVLGFGAAALLDIPGLRESGELDASGNLAAPLLAESVGGGAGSTGGAILLALIAAVAFATILAVVAGLTLTSSASVAHDIYNSVIKKGTATEDQEIKVTRYAAAGIGLVSILLAIPAQSLNIAFLVALAFAVAASANLPTIIYNMFWRRFNTRGALWSIYGGLISAVGLVIFSPVVSGKGLDPTGKNLSLLPTSIDISWFPLENPGIVSIPLGFFFGWLGTVTSREPSAEDRYTELEVRALTGAGAEQAVQH, encoded by the coding sequence ATGAACGACCAGGTGCTCACCACGATCCTCTTCCTCGCCGTCGTCGCGCTGACGGTCGGCATCACCTTCTGGGCCAGCCGCCAGACCTCCGGCACCAACGACTTCTACGCCGGCGGCCGCTCGTTCTCCCCGGTGCAGAACGGCCTGGCGATCGGCGGCGACTACATGTCGGCGGCGTCGTTCCTCGGCATCTCCGGTGCGATCGCGCTCTCGGGCTACGACGGCTTCCTCTACTCCATCGGCTTCCTCGTCGCCTGGCTCGTCGCGCTGCTGCTCGTGGCGGAGATGCTGCGCAACTCCGGGCGCTACACGATGGCCGACCAGCTGGCCTTCCGGATGCGGCAGCGCCCGGTGCGGATGGCCGCGGCGACCTCGACGGTCGTCGTCTCGATCTTCTACCTGCTCGCGCAGATGGTCGGCGCGGGCGCGCTGGTCGCCCTGCTGCTCGGCGTCGACGACCAGGCGGTCAAGAACATCGTCATCTTCGGCGTCGGCGCGCTGATGATCTTCTACGTCACCGTCGGCGGCATGAAGGGCACCACCTGGGTGCAGATCGTCAAGGCCGTCCTGCTGATGACCGGCTCGGCGCTGATCGTCGTGCTGGTGCTCGCGAAGTTCGACTTCAACCTCTCCGAGCTCCTCGGCGCCGCGGCCAGCAACTCCGGCCAGGGCTCGGCGTTCCTCGAGCCGGGCCTGAAGTACGGCGCCACCGCGACCAGCAAGATCGATTTCATCAGCCTCGGCATCGCCCTGGTCCTCGGCACCGCCGGCCTGCCGCACATCCTCATCCGCTTCTACACCGTGCCGACCTCGCGGGACGCGCGGAAGTCGGTGCTGTGGGCGATCGGGCTGATCGGCGTGTTCTACCTGTTCACGCTGGTGCTCGGCTTCGGTGCCGCCGCGCTGCTCGACATCCCGGGCCTGCGCGAGTCCGGTGAGCTCGACGCCTCGGGCAACCTGGCCGCTCCGCTGCTCGCCGAGTCCGTCGGCGGCGGGGCCGGATCGACCGGAGGGGCCATCCTGCTGGCGCTGATCGCGGCGGTGGCGTTCGCGACGATCCTCGCCGTGGTCGCGGGCCTGACCCTGACCTCGTCGGCCTCGGTCGCCCACGACATCTACAACTCGGTCATCAAGAAGGGCACCGCGACCGAGGACCAGGAGATCAAGGTGACCCGCTACGCGGCCGCCGGCATCGGCCTGGTCTCGATCCTGCTGGCCATCCCGGCGCAGAGCCTGAACATCGCCTTCCTCGTGGCGCTGGCCTTCGCGGTCGCCGCCTCGGCGAACCTGCCGACGATCATCTACAACATGTTCTGGCGCCGGTTCAACACCCGCGGCGCGCTGTGGAGCATCTACGGCGGCCTGATCTCGGCCGTCGGCCTGGTGATCTTCTCGCCGGTCGTCTCGGGCAAGGGCCTGGACCCGACCGGGAAGAACCTCTCGCTCCTGCCGACCAGCATCGACATCTCGTGGTTCCCGCTGGAGAACCCCGGCATCGTGTCGATCCCGCTCGGCTTCTTCTTCGGCTGGCTCGGCACCGTCACCAGCCGCGAGCCGAGCGCGGAGGACCGCTACACCGAGCTCGAGGTCCGCGCCCTGACCGGCGCCGGCGCCGAGCAGGCCGTGCAGCACTAG
- a CDS encoding phage holin family protein, with product MSHPVRPPQESDPTIGRLVADASRDISTLVSKEIQLAKSELKVSAKAGGIGIGLFAAAGFLAVLAIIMLSVAIAYFIHWGGEGLALHWAFLIVFAFYVLLAGLLAFVGVKKVKQVRGPEKAIEQGREIPRALKGEA from the coding sequence ATGTCGCATCCGGTCAGGCCGCCGCAGGAGAGCGACCCCACCATCGGTCGTCTCGTCGCCGATGCGAGCCGTGACATCTCGACGCTGGTCTCCAAGGAGATCCAGCTCGCGAAGTCCGAGCTCAAGGTCAGCGCCAAGGCCGGCGGGATCGGCATCGGCCTCTTCGCCGCCGCGGGCTTCCTCGCCGTGCTGGCGATCATCATGCTCTCGGTCGCGATCGCCTACTTCATCCACTGGGGCGGCGAGGGGCTCGCGCTGCACTGGGCCTTCCTCATCGTCTTCGCCTTCTACGTGCTGCTCGCCGGCCTGCTCGCCTTCGTCGGCGTGAAGAAGGTCAAGCAGGTCCGCGGCCCCGAGAAGGCCATCGAGCAGGGCCGGGAGATCCCCCGCGCGCTCAAGGGCGAGGCCTGA
- a CDS encoding alpha/beta hydrolase translates to MNASVRRPRLALAALVGSVVLALVGAAGGPAAQADTGEDLHVEKSTTDTGTSGSSWRSYLDLMTVPSTPTDFEPADEAPGVDGPRACPPSRCRDFRVPVPADVKVTSPMVRVLFPVGYRAKKNRHRRYPVVYLFNGARSPYIRWSVGTELTAATRSLPAIFVMPEGGLGDDAGMFSDWKDGSWQWETFHTKVLTRWVDRTFRTTGKRGVVGASMGGLGAMIYPARHPGRYQAAFSISGAVDTNLMIANILPPEIAKAIGVSPPNLLRVWGNPVLDRAAWDAHNPVSLAPRLKGVAVFVASGTGSPSTVSETTDPLHTGYTEQLMWSGHRTFLAALTRAGVPYSAWVRQGGVHNWPWFDAPLRWGLPKVVAALR, encoded by the coding sequence GTGAACGCTTCCGTCCGGCGCCCCCGCCTCGCCCTCGCCGCCCTGGTCGGCTCCGTCGTCCTCGCGCTGGTCGGTGCCGCCGGGGGTCCGGCCGCGCAGGCCGACACCGGCGAGGACCTCCACGTGGAGAAGTCCACGACCGACACCGGCACCTCCGGGTCGTCCTGGCGGTCCTACCTCGACCTGATGACCGTGCCGTCGACGCCGACCGACTTCGAGCCCGCCGACGAGGCGCCCGGCGTCGACGGCCCGCGGGCGTGCCCGCCGTCGCGGTGCCGCGACTTCCGGGTGCCGGTGCCCGCGGACGTCAAGGTCACCAGCCCGATGGTCCGGGTCCTCTTCCCGGTCGGCTACCGGGCCAAGAAGAACCGCCACCGGCGCTACCCGGTCGTCTACCTCTTCAACGGCGCCCGCAGCCCCTACATCCGGTGGAGCGTGGGCACCGAGCTCACCGCCGCGACACGCTCGCTCCCGGCGATCTTCGTGATGCCCGAGGGCGGCCTCGGCGACGACGCCGGGATGTTCAGCGACTGGAAGGACGGCTCCTGGCAGTGGGAGACCTTCCACACCAAGGTCCTCACCCGGTGGGTGGACCGCACGTTCCGTACGACGGGCAAGCGCGGGGTGGTCGGGGCGTCGATGGGCGGCCTCGGCGCGATGATCTACCCCGCGCGGCACCCCGGCCGCTACCAGGCGGCGTTCTCGATCTCCGGCGCCGTGGACACCAACCTCATGATCGCCAACATCCTGCCGCCGGAGATCGCCAAGGCGATCGGCGTCAGCCCGCCGAACCTCCTGCGGGTCTGGGGCAACCCCGTCCTCGACCGCGCCGCGTGGGACGCGCACAACCCGGTCTCGCTCGCCCCGAGGCTGAAGGGGGTCGCGGTGTTCGTCGCCTCCGGCACCGGGTCGCCCAGCACGGTCAGCGAGACCACCGACCCGCTGCACACCGGCTACACCGAGCAGCTGATGTGGTCGGGCCACCGGACATTCCTCGCCGCGCTGACCCGCGCCGGCGTGCCGTACTCCGCCTGGGTGCGGCAGGGCGGCGTGCACAACTGGCCGTGGTTCGACGCCCCGCTGCGGTGGGGGCTGCCGAAGGTGGTCGCCGCGCTGCGGTGA